A stretch of DNA from Gimesia chilikensis:
CTGTTTTGCCGGGAATTCCGACTTATCGGGTTGTAGGGAATATAGCGGATTGCGACGCTGGAGTTAAATCGCTCAGGATATATCTAACCGGGGGGGAAATGAAAACCGGTGATACGGAAGACCGTCGCTACGCAGACAATTGCCTGAGCGACCAGAGCACCAATCCAGAAAGTCTGCTGTTTGAGAGGGGATGGAAGCTGTTCTTGAGAAACCTCAAACTGCTGCTGGCGAAGCTGCCAGGCTGGAATGGTCATCAAGAGGAACCAGGGCAGAAAGATGAGCCAGAGGCGAGCGGCTTCTCCCATGTTTTTGCCAGAGAGCCAGAGTAGTCCGAGCACAAGCAGGCAGGAGTATAACAGGGGATACACGGAGGTCGCGTGGTGTGATCCTGTGTTGAGATCTGGATCAGGACGCCGACACAGTGACTTGAGTACCAGCCAGATAACAGGTAGCCCGATTGACAGACTGATCTCCAGGGGATTTAGCAACAGCCACTTCCAGTATGTGCGGGGATATTCATCATAGAAGCCGGCATGGTTTTGGAGATTCAGAATCCAGACCCGAGGTAGATTGAGCTGAAACAGAACCGCACACAGGATCAGCGGGACAGCAAATCCCAATAGGCTCCAGCCTGCCGCTGCAAACAATCGTTTCCAGGGGAATTGATGTGGAGTTGTTTCTGCTCTCTGTTTCCATGCGGAGAGTAGTGAATAAAGAACGGCACACAGCGCAACAGGTAGAAAGGCGAGCGTGAGAAACAAACCACTCCAGATCAATAGTCCCGCCAGGATAAAGCAGGCTACAGACTTCCGACGCCAGGCGGCAACCCAGCAGTAAAGAAACGATATTGCCAGAACGGAATAAAGTGCATCTGACTTAGGTTGAAAGATCAGTGCTGCAGGTATCAGTGGCCAGAATGCAACAACCTGCCAGCTGATTCTGCGCGAACAGAATTCGTGGGCAAGTAGAAACAGGGGAATTACGGTCAGTGCAGAAGCGAGCAGGGTAATCAGGGTTGCCAGCCAGAGCACGGCCCGATCCCGGCTGGTCAGTGGATCAGGAGTGACCGCGGTCGTCTCAGCAATAATTTCACAGGCGATCTGAAAGGACGCAGGTTGCGATTCGATTAAAAGGGACTGTAGCCCTGGCCAGGTGTCACAGAGCCAGATCAACGATCGGTAGAACAGGGGCAGCCCGGGAGGGTGCGTCCCTTCGTGCAGTACGTCTCCTCCCTCCATTTTGGTTTCGTATTCAGAGAGGTAGGTGGCAACGTCTTTGATATTGGTATTTGCTTCTGTGAAGTATCCGGAAGATCCTTTGTAGTACAACACGAAAGGAGCCTTGGAGAGAGAGTATTCCGCCGGGGGGCTGTCCTGCAGGTAGAATGACCAGGTCAGGCTGGCGATGACCAACCCTGTGAGCCAGGCAATCAACTCGCCACGACGGCAGTTACTGATACGCGTATGGCCCCAGACAACCAGCAAGAGATATGCGGCGAGAATCAGGCCGGCGACTATGGCACCGAACAGGACGCTTGGTCCTGTGAAAGGGATTCGTTGCCAGCTCCATTCTCCGGGGATACCCAGTGAGATGGAATCAGAATAAAACAGACCCAGTGTAAGCAGAATGGCGATCAGAAACGGGATGAAGGATCGAACTCGCATTGATCAGCCAGATTGAAAACAGGGCGTCGACGAAAAGGGCTCCGTTGCCGCTGCCGGATTCAAACCGGCATTTCTGAAAGGGGATGTCAGCTGACGTGCAGCACAATACAGGTGATGTTATCTTTCGAGCCACCTTCCTGGGCCGACTTGACAATTTCTTCAGCCGCCTGTTGCGGGTCGTCATACTGACTGAGCAGTTCCTGCAGTTTCTCGTCGGGAATTCCGTCGGTAACACCATCCGAACAGAGAATGATGCGATCCTGTGGCTGCGGTGCCAGTTGCTGGGCCTGGGTTCCTGCACTGCCATCTTTGGTTCCCAGGTACCGATAGAGCACATTTTTATAACGGTGCGTTAATGCTTCTTCCGGGGTGATTGTGCCTGCATCGACCAGTGCCTGGGTCAGCGAATGGTCGGTAGTAAGCTGATGTAGCTTTCCTTCTCGGAGCAGATAAACTCGACTGTCACCAACTCCGCCGATAAAGAGTTCTCCGCCAACCTGAACCACGAAGACAATCGTTGTCCCCATGCTGCGACAATTGGGATCCAACTCGCCCAAAGCCATGATCTCACCATTGGCATGCG
This window harbors:
- a CDS encoding PP2C family protein-serine/threonine phosphatase, translating into MVEIRYGKVSITGNFRENNEDNFFIDESRNYFLVADGMGGQCAGEKASQLAVELIPKRLDELIDFNSTPTGEVVQSIDKAVAHANGEIMALGELDPNCRSMGTTIVFVVQVGGELFIGGVGDSRVYLLREGKLHQLTTDHSLTQALVDAGTITPEEALTHRYKNVLYRYLGTKDGSAGTQAQQLAPQPQDRIILCSDGVTDGIPDEKLQELLSQYDDPQQAAEEIVKSAQEGGSKDNITCIVLHVS